Proteins from one Bdellovibrio svalbardensis genomic window:
- a CDS encoding beta strand repeat-containing protein, whose amino-acid sequence MKILYVVMNLILFFLVGFAHASPQSLTYQGRIMKSDGTPLEYNNVSFIFQITDSTGQCLLYQEQVNGINMENSNGVFDVSIGQGTVVYPTSGSFSILDAFNNSGSFTCQGGVPYIASVTDSRKLRVQFHDGVGWKLISPDSTIRSVPFAGYSISAQKLGNNVATDFVLKTGIPTCANGTFLSWDGMQLSCQAASAASAGTVTNVTSANAYITITNGASTPQIALNVGTTANTVASGNDARLVNAIQVGAAANGDLAGTYPGPTVIALQGVPVSSTTPTMGHFLKFNGTNWLSSAIAISDVTNLSTQLSGYMTQAAFNTSIASASCSVSQTMYWNSVSGNFQCQSINVGLVGDVTGSIGAAKVVALQNNPVDTTNPTNGQVLEWDGSKWAPTTLPAMNPGTVTNVSGTAPISIATGTSTPVVSISQATTSTNGYLSSTDWNTFNNKQAAGNYVTALTGDVTASGPGPAAATVAKLQGSTLTLTSPADKDYLKFNGTAFVNSPLLASDLSGTISAANLPAFTGDVTSSVGSSTLTLAAAGTAGTYYKVTTDSKGRVTSGSAALIAADIPNLDWSKITSGTPTTLSGYGITDSLVKNGGGVGTMSSGVDASKPASPATGDLFVATDTQKIYRYNGASWDLVSSAGGSGGTITGVTAGTGLTGGGTSGAVTVNVNAGTAANQIVQLDGSAKLPAVDGSQLTNFQASQIPNLSAAKITSGTLAVAQGGTGESTYTDGQLLIGNTATSGLTKSTLTAGSGVSITNTNGAITIAATGSGGTVTNVTGTSPISVAAGSSTPVVSIASGSATGQTLRWDSTNWSATKLLYTDLVNATSSSPWPAATCTSGQAVIWSSVSDAFACSTLSIATSQLTGTLAAAQMPAYTGDVTSSAGSTTLTLANSGATAGTYKSVTVDAKGRVTAGTNPTTLSGYGITDSLVKNGGGVGTMSSGVDASKPASPATGDLFVATDTQKIYRYNGASWDLVSSAGGSGGTVTNVTGTSPISVATGSSTPVVSIQKADATHDGYLAQADWSIFNNKLGTSLSSGKIWVGSGSSAAAEVTVSGDATLANTGALSIANNAVTTAKMFANPGINRLVATDGTTGSNLAAFTCAVNETLTWSVANGWQCTAQSSLSVGTATNFSGNLAGDVSGTQSATTVQKIQGRSVASTAPSDGQVLKWNGTSSQWQPATSAGTGTVTWIQKSSNYTAVANDHIFADTFGGAFTVTLPASPNANDTVTIVDSTQNFSANNLTIGFNGQKLAGKVNNTWGLSTQGTSITLTYQDATVGWVVTNYMAVSTPYSTATYWNPSDKDANMILSNNNLDVTKTGASWGTVRANTYRSSGSYYYEIKVVAINSGTPAGMFGIANSSATLGSYLGADSGGLGYQVQGSFTYGATYTGSKPAFALNDVCGIAVDFTAGTLKIYKNNVYQGQFTTLPPGNLYPGGSIGNSDTTTKLRLVTAGANQTYSPPAGYSSWD is encoded by the coding sequence ATGAAAATCCTGTACGTTGTGATGAATCTCATTTTATTCTTCCTTGTTGGATTTGCACACGCCAGCCCTCAAAGTCTGACCTATCAAGGTCGGATCATGAAGTCTGATGGGACACCTTTAGAATATAATAACGTTTCCTTTATTTTTCAGATCACTGATTCCACCGGGCAATGTTTGCTTTATCAGGAACAAGTCAATGGCATCAATATGGAAAACTCCAACGGAGTTTTTGACGTATCAATAGGACAAGGTACTGTCGTCTACCCAACTTCAGGCTCATTTTCAATTCTCGATGCTTTCAACAACTCCGGGTCCTTCACCTGCCAAGGTGGCGTTCCCTATATAGCCTCCGTCACCGACTCAAGAAAACTTCGCGTTCAGTTTCATGATGGAGTGGGTTGGAAACTGATCAGTCCTGACTCAACAATTCGTTCTGTTCCCTTTGCTGGCTACTCCATCTCCGCCCAAAAACTCGGCAACAATGTGGCCACAGACTTTGTTCTAAAGACAGGAATTCCCACTTGCGCCAATGGCACTTTCTTAAGCTGGGATGGCATGCAACTCAGTTGCCAAGCTGCGAGTGCAGCTTCCGCTGGAACGGTCACAAATGTCACTTCTGCCAACGCCTATATTACAATCACGAACGGAGCCTCCACTCCACAAATAGCTTTGAACGTTGGCACCACAGCAAACACAGTTGCGTCCGGCAACGATGCACGTCTGGTGAATGCCATCCAAGTTGGTGCCGCCGCAAATGGTGATTTGGCAGGAACCTATCCAGGACCTACGGTCATCGCACTTCAAGGTGTTCCCGTTAGTTCTACAACTCCCACCATGGGACATTTTTTAAAATTCAACGGCACAAATTGGCTCAGCAGTGCAATTGCCATCTCAGATGTCACAAATCTTTCAACTCAGCTGTCTGGATATATGACTCAGGCGGCCTTCAATACTTCGATCGCCAGCGCAAGCTGTTCTGTCAGTCAAACGATGTACTGGAATTCCGTTTCTGGAAACTTCCAATGCCAATCCATTAATGTGGGGCTCGTGGGTGACGTGACAGGATCTATTGGCGCTGCGAAAGTTGTGGCCTTGCAGAACAACCCCGTGGATACAACAAATCCCACAAATGGTCAGGTTCTCGAATGGGATGGCTCTAAGTGGGCACCAACTACTTTACCAGCAATGAATCCTGGAACCGTGACAAACGTTTCGGGAACAGCACCGATTAGTATTGCAACAGGCACTTCAACTCCTGTTGTTTCAATTTCTCAGGCAACGACTTCTACGAACGGATATTTGTCTTCTACTGATTGGAATACCTTTAACAATAAGCAGGCTGCCGGCAATTACGTCACAGCTTTAACCGGCGATGTCACTGCTTCCGGCCCAGGTCCCGCCGCAGCGACAGTCGCAAAGCTTCAAGGCAGCACTCTGACGCTGACCTCTCCCGCCGATAAAGACTATTTAAAATTTAATGGCACCGCTTTTGTGAACTCTCCTCTTCTGGCCAGTGATTTGAGTGGAACTATTTCCGCGGCAAATCTTCCGGCATTCACTGGCGATGTTACTTCCTCCGTGGGATCAAGTACTTTAACATTGGCTGCTGCGGGAACTGCAGGAACTTACTATAAGGTGACAACAGACTCCAAAGGTCGCGTAACCTCTGGATCAGCAGCGTTAATAGCTGCGGACATTCCCAATCTTGATTGGTCAAAAATCACCTCTGGCACACCCACAACTTTATCGGGCTATGGCATCACCGACAGTTTAGTTAAAAACGGTGGCGGTGTTGGTACGATGTCGTCGGGAGTTGATGCAAGTAAACCAGCAAGCCCCGCAACGGGCGACCTCTTTGTCGCAACCGATACACAAAAGATCTATCGTTATAATGGAGCTTCTTGGGATCTTGTGAGTTCTGCAGGTGGTTCAGGTGGAACCATCACTGGCGTCACTGCCGGCACTGGATTAACTGGTGGAGGAACTTCTGGAGCAGTTACTGTAAATGTGAACGCGGGAACTGCCGCAAATCAAATTGTGCAACTTGATGGATCTGCAAAATTACCGGCCGTAGATGGCAGTCAGCTTACTAATTTTCAAGCTTCACAAATTCCTAATTTAAGCGCCGCTAAAATTACTTCCGGCACCTTGGCTGTTGCTCAAGGCGGTACAGGCGAAAGCACTTACACTGATGGTCAACTTCTTATCGGCAACACTGCAACAAGTGGTCTTACTAAATCCACTCTCACTGCTGGCAGTGGTGTTTCCATTACCAATACCAACGGTGCCATCACGATCGCCGCAACTGGATCAGGTGGAACTGTAACTAATGTCACGGGAACTTCACCGATCTCGGTTGCAGCTGGTTCTTCAACTCCTGTTGTATCGATTGCAAGTGGCTCCGCAACAGGACAAACTTTGCGTTGGGATTCGACTAATTGGTCAGCGACAAAATTGCTTTATACAGATTTAGTAAATGCAACAAGTTCAAGCCCATGGCCCGCAGCAACTTGTACCTCGGGACAAGCCGTGATCTGGAGTTCAGTAAGTGATGCCTTTGCTTGCTCAACTTTATCCATTGCAACTTCTCAACTCACTGGAACTTTGGCTGCAGCGCAAATGCCAGCCTATACTGGTGACGTCACTTCTTCTGCTGGTTCAACAACTCTAACCTTGGCTAACTCAGGTGCTACTGCAGGTACTTATAAATCAGTAACTGTCGATGCAAAAGGCCGTGTGACAGCTGGCACAAATCCTACAACTTTATCGGGCTATGGCATCACCGACAGTTTAGTTAAAAACGGTGGTGGTGTTGGTACGATGTCGTCGGGAGTTGATGCAAGTAAACCAGCAAGCCCCGCAACGGGCGACCTCTTTGTCGCAACCGATACACAAAAAATCTATCGCTATAATGGAGCTTCTTGGGATCTTGTAAGTTCTGCAGGTGGTTCAGGTGGAACTGTAACTAATGTCACGGGAACTTCACCGATCTCGGTTGCAACTGGTTCTTCAACTCCCGTTGTCTCAATTCAAAAGGCCGATGCCACTCATGATGGATACTTGGCGCAAGCGGATTGGTCTATTTTCAACAATAAATTGGGAACATCTCTAAGTTCGGGAAAAATTTGGGTCGGAAGTGGTTCCAGCGCAGCTGCCGAAGTCACTGTCAGCGGCGACGCCACTCTTGCAAATACCGGGGCATTGAGCATTGCTAACAATGCCGTCACGACTGCAAAAATGTTTGCAAATCCAGGAATCAATAGACTTGTTGCAACGGATGGAACAACTGGCAGCAATCTCGCGGCCTTTACTTGTGCCGTGAATGAGACTCTCACTTGGTCGGTGGCTAACGGCTGGCAATGTACTGCTCAAAGCTCTCTCAGTGTCGGGACCGCGACAAATTTTTCAGGAAACTTGGCGGGCGATGTCTCGGGAACACAAAGTGCTACAACCGTTCAAAAAATTCAGGGCCGCTCTGTGGCCTCAACAGCTCCTTCCGATGGCCAGGTTCTTAAGTGGAATGGGACTTCAAGTCAGTGGCAACCGGCAACCAGCGCCGGCACCGGCACCGTCACATGGATTCAAAAAAGCTCTAACTATACCGCTGTAGCTAACGATCACATTTTTGCGGATACATTCGGTGGCGCCTTCACGGTGACACTGCCCGCAAGTCCAAATGCAAATGACACTGTGACTATTGTCGATAGTACGCAAAATTTCTCAGCCAATAATCTAACAATCGGTTTTAATGGACAGAAACTAGCAGGCAAAGTCAATAACACCTGGGGATTGAGTACTCAAGGCACATCAATCACTCTGACATATCAAGACGCCACCGTTGGCTGGGTGGTCACAAACTATATGGCAGTCTCGACCCCTTACTCTACGGCCACCTATTGGAATCCTTCGGATAAAGATGCCAACATGATCCTGTCTAATAATAATCTTGATGTCACTAAAACCGGAGCATCTTGGGGCACGGTCAGAGCCAACACTTATCGCTCGAGTGGCAGCTATTATTATGAAATCAAAGTTGTCGCTATCAATTCCGGTACTCCAGCAGGTATGTTTGGTATTGCCAATTCATCCGCCACCCTGGGAAGCTATCTTGGAGCCGACTCCGGTGGTCTAGGTTATCAAGTACAAGGGTCTTTTACATATGGCGCGACTTATACGGGATCTAAACCCGCATTCGCCTTGAACGATGTCTGCGGAATTGCCGTAGACTTCACCGCTGGAACTTTGAAAATCTACAAGAACAACGTCTATCAAGGTCAATTCACCACCCTGCCGCCTGGAAATCTTTATCCTGGAGGAAGCATTGGAAATAGCGATACAACGACTAAGCTTCGCCTGGTCACGGCAGGAGCCAATCAAACCTATTCACCACCGGCGGGCTATTCCTCTTGGGATTGA
- a CDS encoding arylsulfatase, whose amino-acid sequence MKKSMASIFTFVTLFGNSVYAQDILPRPEPPFKGKIGRTVKESKSDFPKEITPPKDAPNIVLILTDDAGFGASSTFGGPIQTPTFDRLAQNGLRYNKFHTTALCSPTRAALLTGRNHHSVATGVISEMATGYPGYSSLMPKSAGSMAEVLRQHGYSTAWFGKNHNVPDWQSSSVGPFDLWPTSLGFDHFYGFLGGDVHNYAPALYSGTQPIEPHLKNPRYHIENDLADNAIRYIENHAAVAPDKPFFVYYATPSTHAPHHAPKEWIAKFKGKFDQGWDKVREETFARQKKMGVIPADTQLTARPKEIPAWDSLNADQKKVYSRMMEVYAGALAHVDFQIGRVLNAVAEAGKSDNTIVIYIQGDNGASAEGTMQGTTNEVATAANGVTEDIKYLLSMIDELGGPKTYNHYPVGWALAMDTPFQWTKQVASHFGGTRNGMVISWPKRINDKGTLREQFAHVIDIAPTIYEVVGIKAPKELNGVKQKPIEGTSLAYTFNNSKEKSKHTTQYFEMVGNRAIYKDGWVAATTPKRLPWDTVGLSPSPEDFAWELYNVDKDFSESKNLAGENPQKLKELQNIFWREAAKYNVLPLDSSFAERADPAIRPSLTRGRDTFVYHEGAIRIPEGSAPNFKNRSYSITADIEIAKDQKAEGVLATLGGRFGGLGLLMLNGKPMFVHALSNQEQHKYKVISSEVVPSGRHILRFDFAYNGGGIGKGGTGTLYIDGKQVAQGQIPRTVGVRFSLDETFDVGEDTGTPVIEDYANNMPFKFTGTLNKLTVDLKPLPMKEKLAQEQAESQSAQYRTSND is encoded by the coding sequence GTGAAAAAGTCCATGGCTTCGATATTTACATTCGTCACATTATTTGGAAATTCAGTCTACGCACAAGATATTTTGCCTCGTCCGGAACCGCCATTTAAAGGGAAGATTGGACGAACCGTCAAAGAATCTAAGTCTGATTTCCCCAAAGAGATTACTCCGCCCAAAGATGCTCCGAATATTGTCCTGATATTAACAGATGATGCGGGCTTTGGCGCAAGCAGTACATTTGGGGGGCCGATCCAAACACCGACTTTTGATCGTCTGGCCCAAAATGGACTTCGCTATAATAAATTTCATACGACAGCCCTTTGTTCGCCGACAAGGGCGGCTCTTTTGACTGGACGAAACCACCACAGTGTTGCCACAGGGGTTATTTCAGAGATGGCCACCGGTTACCCCGGCTATAGCAGCTTGATGCCGAAGAGTGCTGGTTCCATGGCCGAAGTTTTAAGACAACATGGATATAGCACCGCTTGGTTTGGGAAAAATCATAATGTGCCTGATTGGCAAAGTAGTTCTGTTGGACCTTTTGATCTTTGGCCAACAAGTTTGGGCTTTGATCACTTTTATGGTTTTCTTGGGGGCGATGTTCATAACTATGCTCCGGCCCTCTATAGTGGAACCCAGCCTATCGAGCCTCATCTAAAAAATCCTCGCTATCATATTGAGAACGATCTTGCAGACAATGCCATCCGATATATTGAAAATCACGCGGCGGTTGCGCCCGACAAGCCATTCTTTGTGTACTACGCAACGCCATCGACTCATGCTCCTCATCACGCGCCTAAAGAGTGGATTGCGAAATTTAAAGGAAAATTTGATCAAGGTTGGGATAAGGTTCGTGAAGAAACCTTTGCACGTCAGAAAAAAATGGGTGTTATTCCTGCAGACACCCAACTCACGGCACGACCTAAAGAAATTCCTGCATGGGATTCTTTGAATGCAGATCAAAAGAAAGTCTATTCACGTATGATGGAGGTCTATGCAGGAGCATTGGCACATGTCGATTTTCAAATTGGCAGAGTTTTGAATGCGGTGGCTGAGGCTGGTAAGAGCGACAATACAATCGTCATTTATATTCAAGGTGACAATGGAGCGAGTGCCGAAGGGACTATGCAGGGAACCACAAATGAAGTAGCTACTGCGGCTAACGGCGTGACTGAAGATATAAAATACTTGCTCTCAATGATTGATGAGCTGGGGGGTCCTAAAACTTATAATCATTATCCAGTTGGCTGGGCTCTTGCGATGGATACCCCCTTCCAATGGACTAAACAGGTGGCTTCGCATTTTGGCGGTACCCGCAATGGCATGGTTATCTCTTGGCCCAAAAGAATTAATGACAAGGGCACTCTTCGCGAACAATTTGCCCATGTGATCGATATTGCTCCGACTATCTATGAAGTCGTTGGGATTAAAGCCCCTAAAGAATTGAATGGAGTGAAGCAAAAACCAATTGAAGGGACGAGCTTGGCTTATACTTTCAATAACAGCAAAGAGAAGTCCAAACATACAACTCAATATTTCGAGATGGTTGGCAACCGGGCGATCTATAAAGACGGTTGGGTGGCTGCGACCACTCCTAAACGCTTGCCCTGGGATACCGTAGGGCTGTCACCTAGCCCCGAAGACTTTGCCTGGGAACTTTACAATGTCGATAAGGATTTTAGTGAATCAAAGAATCTGGCTGGCGAGAATCCGCAAAAATTGAAAGAACTGCAAAATATATTCTGGCGAGAGGCTGCAAAATATAATGTACTTCCATTGGATTCGAGTTTCGCAGAGCGGGCAGATCCAGCGATTCGTCCAAGCCTTACTCGTGGTCGTGATACCTTTGTCTATCATGAGGGAGCGATTCGTATTCCAGAGGGCTCGGCACCTAACTTTAAAAACAGATCTTATTCAATCACGGCAGATATAGAAATTGCCAAAGACCAAAAGGCAGAGGGAGTTTTGGCAACTTTAGGGGGACGATTCGGGGGACTCGGATTATTGATGCTGAATGGTAAGCCTATGTTTGTTCATGCACTTTCGAACCAAGAACAACACAAGTACAAAGTCATTAGTTCTGAGGTCGTTCCTTCGGGTCGTCACATACTGCGCTTTGATTTTGCCTATAACGGCGGAGGAATCGGTAAAGGGGGGACGGGAACTCTATACATAGATGGGAAACAAGTGGCTCAAGGGCAGATTCCCAGAACGGTCGGAGTGCGATTTTCTTTGGATGAAACCTTCGATGTTGGGGAGGATACAGGAACGCCGGTGATTGAAGATTATGCTAACAATATGCCTTTTAAGTTTACGGGGACTTTGAATAAGTTAACTGTAGACTTGAAACCTCTACCTATGAAGGAAAAATTGGCGCAAGAGCAGGCTGAGAGCCAGAGCGCACAATACAGGACAAGTAATGACTAG
- a CDS encoding formylglycine-generating enzyme family protein — protein MRFHPLAITTIIIFFSFVMYFSLGAVHATNSDETHTWNPKGAYCLTETPSLSLRRLAHETNDTGSSKVTSSQKVHDEMILIPAGEFWMGDSEGQFPDARPQVKVQLDSFWMDKYVVTNKDFSSFVAATGYITLAERPLSADDYPEVNPEDLQPASIVFTPPNHPVVLDNNMAWWKVVRGADWKHPTGPESSISGKENAPVVHIAYEDAEAYARWKGKRLPTEAEWEYAARGGLDRKTYVWGNEIHPNGKFMANTWQGEFPVRNSGEDGFTGIAPVGSFPANGYGLYDMSGNVWQWVSDWYRPDYFKTLSAQGLAKNPQGPTDSFDPQEPGIKKRVHKGGSFLCTDQYCARFRPGSRGKGDILSGTNHLGFRLVQSAKVPIHH, from the coding sequence ATGCGTTTTCATCCTCTGGCCATCACGACTATCATCATATTCTTTTCCTTCGTGATGTATTTTAGTTTGGGCGCCGTTCACGCCACCAATTCAGACGAAACTCACACGTGGAATCCCAAAGGAGCGTATTGCCTCACTGAGACACCATCCCTATCTTTGCGTCGTCTTGCCCACGAGACAAATGATACAGGATCCTCTAAAGTAACTTCGTCGCAAAAAGTCCACGATGAAATGATCCTGATTCCAGCTGGAGAATTCTGGATGGGAGATTCTGAAGGACAGTTCCCCGATGCACGCCCACAAGTAAAAGTTCAATTGGATAGTTTTTGGATGGACAAGTACGTGGTCACCAACAAAGACTTTTCTTCATTTGTCGCGGCCACTGGTTATATTACACTCGCGGAACGCCCACTTTCCGCCGATGACTATCCTGAAGTGAACCCTGAAGATCTTCAACCGGCCTCCATTGTCTTTACTCCTCCCAATCACCCTGTCGTATTAGACAACAATATGGCATGGTGGAAGGTTGTGAGAGGTGCCGACTGGAAACATCCAACTGGTCCCGAAAGCAGCATTTCAGGAAAAGAAAATGCTCCTGTTGTACACATTGCCTACGAAGATGCCGAAGCCTATGCACGCTGGAAGGGCAAACGTCTGCCCACAGAGGCCGAATGGGAGTATGCCGCACGTGGGGGGCTGGACCGGAAGACTTATGTTTGGGGAAATGAAATTCATCCGAACGGAAAATTCATGGCCAATACCTGGCAAGGCGAATTCCCTGTACGAAACTCCGGTGAAGATGGCTTCACTGGTATCGCCCCTGTTGGCAGTTTCCCCGCAAATGGCTATGGACTTTATGATATGAGTGGAAATGTCTGGCAATGGGTTTCAGATTGGTACCGCCCTGACTATTTCAAAACCTTATCAGCACAAGGCCTTGCAAAAAATCCGCAAGGTCCCACAGACAGCTTTGACCCGCAAGAGCCTGGGATCAAAAAGCGGGTCCATAAGGGCGGCTCATTTTTATGCACAGATCAATACTGCGCACGCTTTCGTCCCGGATCACGAGGCAAAGGTGATATTTTATCTGGAACAAATCATCTGGGTTTCAGGCTGGTTCAATCCGCGAAGGTTCCAATTCACCATTAA
- a CDS encoding efflux RND transporter permease subunit: protein MLDRIIRFSLTHRLLVIALGALVTAYGLFIVGHMPIDVFPDLNRPTVNIMTEAPGMAPEEVETLVTLPLETVLNGLPGVERVRSATGIGLSVIYVEFAWDTDIYRNRQLVAEKLQLAKEKLPQGVTPVMGPIASIMGEIQLVGLSSPDGKVTPLDLRTYADWTIRPRLLAIPGVAQVIGIGGGVKQYQVLLSAEKIQKVQIPLEEIEKSLAKISLNTTGGYIDLEKKEFLIRNIGTIRSEEDIENTVVGMHLGRPVLVKDVAEVKIGAQTKRGDGSVNGKPAVILSIQKQPGASTVELTETIDSALKELEKSLPPGAVLTKDLFKQAHFIESAVDNVKEALRDGTILVFFVLFLFLMNIRTTVITLTAIPLSFLVTAIVFHYLGLSVNTMTLGGLAVAIGELVDDAIVDVENVFRRLKENKNLAKPLPTLQVVYNASSEVRNSIVFATIIVVLVFLPLFYMSGIEGRLFIPLGVAYIVSLLASLLVSLTITPVLCSFLLSKETLIEHEDGKLVRKLKEWDRTLLVKALDHHKTVIGGSLALLVASLALIPFMGKDFLPKFNEGTATVTVLAQPGISLDESNKLGTQVEELFLSIPEIKSVARRTGRAELDEHAEGVHSSEIDVDFKSGGRPREAVLEDMRAKMKQVEGVYVNIGQPISHRLDHLLSGVRSQIAIKVFGTELSVLRAKASEIYKALEGTDGLVDLQVEQQVLIPQVKIQLLREEAAKYGIVLGELSETLEKALNGEVISQVLDQQRTFNVYMRFDDKSRANLDVMKKTALKIMPDGTKITLEKVADVYESQGPNQINRENAQRRIVVSANSSGRDLNSLVNEIQKKIGAKVQLPEGYFLQYGGQFESQRSASKLILLLGLLSLIGIFVVLYAHFKSSFIAVQIMLNIPMALIGSLIAIYISDRTFSIATMVAFITLCGIASRNGIMMISHYLHLMKYEGEQFTKEMVIRGSLERLVPVLMTALTAVLGLLPLILAKGDPGKEILHPIAVVIVGGLLSSTLLDMFVTPTVFYHFGRKSAEKNLQSNEVTLEPTHH, encoded by the coding sequence ATGTTAGATCGAATTATTCGCTTTTCTCTTACACACCGATTGCTTGTCATCGCTCTAGGCGCTCTGGTCACAGCCTATGGACTATTTATAGTCGGCCATATGCCTATCGACGTATTTCCTGACCTTAACAGACCGACCGTGAATATTATGACGGAAGCCCCCGGCATGGCTCCGGAAGAAGTGGAAACCCTCGTCACCCTTCCTTTAGAAACAGTTCTCAATGGCTTGCCTGGAGTCGAACGTGTACGCTCGGCGACAGGAATTGGACTTTCGGTTATCTATGTTGAATTCGCCTGGGATACAGATATTTATAGAAATCGCCAATTGGTCGCCGAAAAGCTTCAGTTGGCCAAAGAAAAACTTCCCCAAGGAGTCACTCCGGTTATGGGGCCCATCGCTTCCATTATGGGAGAAATCCAACTGGTTGGTCTCTCTTCACCTGACGGTAAAGTCACCCCTCTTGACTTGAGAACTTATGCAGACTGGACAATTCGTCCTCGCCTCCTTGCAATTCCTGGCGTGGCGCAGGTCATTGGCATCGGCGGTGGGGTCAAGCAATACCAAGTTCTTCTTTCCGCTGAAAAGATCCAAAAAGTCCAAATCCCTTTAGAAGAAATTGAAAAGTCCTTAGCTAAAATCAGCCTCAACACCACGGGTGGCTATATTGATTTAGAGAAGAAGGAGTTTTTAATTCGCAATATCGGCACGATTCGTTCAGAAGAGGATATTGAAAACACCGTCGTAGGTATGCATTTAGGCAGACCCGTCTTAGTCAAGGACGTGGCCGAAGTGAAGATTGGCGCGCAAACAAAGCGTGGTGATGGAAGTGTAAATGGCAAGCCCGCGGTCATTTTAAGTATTCAAAAACAACCAGGAGCGAGCACTGTTGAACTGACAGAAACAATCGACTCCGCCCTGAAGGAACTGGAAAAATCCCTGCCTCCTGGAGCTGTACTCACGAAGGACTTGTTCAAACAAGCACACTTCATTGAATCCGCTGTCGACAATGTTAAAGAAGCTTTGCGCGACGGCACAATCCTGGTTTTCTTTGTTCTTTTTCTGTTCCTTATGAACATTCGAACGACGGTGATCACCTTAACAGCCATTCCTCTTTCTTTTTTGGTGACGGCCATTGTGTTCCACTATCTAGGGCTCTCCGTCAATACGATGACACTGGGAGGTTTGGCCGTAGCCATCGGTGAACTCGTGGACGATGCAATCGTTGATGTGGAGAACGTCTTCAGACGCCTCAAAGAGAATAAAAATCTTGCGAAGCCTCTTCCAACTTTGCAAGTGGTCTACAATGCCTCTTCCGAAGTTAGAAACTCGATCGTCTTTGCTACCATCATTGTCGTTCTGGTCTTCCTCCCGCTTTTCTATATGAGCGGCATCGAAGGAAGATTGTTTATTCCACTGGGCGTGGCTTATATCGTTTCACTTCTTGCTTCACTTCTGGTCTCGCTCACGATCACCCCTGTTCTTTGCTCATTCCTGCTTTCTAAAGAGACACTCATCGAGCACGAGGACGGCAAACTTGTAAGAAAGCTCAAGGAGTGGGATCGCACTCTTTTAGTGAAAGCGTTGGACCATCATAAGACTGTTATTGGCGGCTCCCTGGCGCTTCTCGTTGCCTCATTGGCCCTAATCCCATTTATGGGGAAAGACTTCCTGCCTAAATTCAATGAAGGAACAGCCACCGTGACTGTCTTAGCACAGCCGGGAATATCCTTAGACGAGTCGAATAAACTTGGCACCCAAGTGGAAGAGCTCTTCCTCTCTATTCCCGAGATCAAATCCGTCGCCCGAAGAACTGGTCGAGCTGAATTGGATGAACATGCTGAGGGCGTACACTCCTCGGAGATTGACGTGGATTTTAAATCTGGAGGACGACCTCGCGAAGCGGTCCTGGAAGACATGCGCGCAAAAATGAAACAGGTTGAAGGTGTCTATGTAAATATCGGCCAGCCGATATCACACCGCTTAGATCATCTTCTTTCGGGAGTGCGATCACAAATTGCTATCAAAGTCTTTGGCACCGAGTTAAGTGTCCTCAGAGCAAAGGCCTCTGAAATCTATAAAGCGTTGGAAGGAACCGATGGCCTGGTCGATCTTCAAGTCGAGCAGCAAGTCTTGATTCCGCAAGTTAAGATTCAACTTCTTCGTGAAGAAGCTGCAAAGTACGGAATTGTTCTGGGCGAGCTTTCTGAAACATTGGAAAAAGCTCTGAATGGCGAAGTGATCAGTCAGGTTCTCGATCAACAAAGAACCTTCAACGTCTATATGAGATTCGATGACAAATCGCGAGCCAATCTTGACGTCATGAAAAAGACCGCCTTAAAAATCATGCCTGACGGAACCAAAATCACTTTGGAAAAAGTGGCCGACGTTTATGAATCGCAAGGGCCTAATCAAATTAATCGCGAAAATGCTCAACGTAGAATTGTGGTCTCTGCCAATTCATCCGGTCGTGACCTCAACAGCCTGGTTAATGAAATTCAAAAGAAAATCGGAGCCAAAGTGCAGCTCCCCGAAGGCTACTTCCTGCAGTATGGCGGACAATTCGAAAGTCAGCGTTCGGCCAGCAAGCTGATTCTGCTCTTGGGACTTCTTTCTTTAATTGGCATCTTTGTCGTGCTTTATGCCCACTTTAAATCGTCGTTTATCGCAGTTCAGATCATGTTAAATATCCCAATGGCATTGATCGGAAGTCTGATTGCCATCTATATTTCCGATCGAACCTTTTCAATAGCCACCATGGTGGCCTTCATCACACTTTGCGGAATCGCAAGTCGAAATGGCATCATGATGATCTCGCATTATTTGCATCTGATGAAATATGAAGGCGAACAGTTTACCAAGGAAATGGTCATCCGAGGATCGTTAGAGCGACTTGTCCCTGTCTTGATGACCGCGCTCACGGCGGTCTTGGGTCTCTTACCTCTGATCCTTGCCAAAGGAGATCCAGGCAAGGAAATTCTCCACCCTATCGCAGTTGTTATTGTGGGGGGCTTACTCAGCTCCACACTCCTTGACATGTTTGTTACGCCTACGGTCTTCTATCATTTTGGAAGAAAGTCAGCCGAAAAGAATTTGCAATCAAACGAAGTTACACTCGAACCTACTCACCATTAG